In Xiphophorus maculatus strain JP 163 A chromosome 17, X_maculatus-5.0-male, whole genome shotgun sequence, the genomic stretch TGGTCTAGAAGTCCCCAAAAATGACTGGATGGGAAGTGATCCGGCTGGTCCCTTTGAACTGCTTCTCTGTCAAAAGTTCCTGGAAGGACTGAGGCTTGACATCAGAGATGGAATCAAAATGTCCTACATTGGATGGGACATCACACCAAGAATTAAAGAACTTCTGCTTCATGCCCAACACAATGAGAAACTCTGCAACGATCGCcagaagaagaacaaagacCGCAAAGAAAAGTGCATGGAAGATGCTCAGCTCACCCTGATTCAACACATCACTGCTCAGAACTCCAACCACCGCCCACCTGCAGTTGATCAATATGGAGGTCCCTCACAAGATCCATGTTTCAACTGTGGCCAGATTGGACATTGGGCTTGAGAATGCCCTCAGAAAAAGCGAGACAGAAGCAGAGGTAGAGGTTTCCACCACCATGAAGGACGTCCAAACCCACGTGGCGGCTTTGGCCCACGTGGCCGAGGGTTCCTAACTCAGGGTGGTTTCAACAATCAAAGAGGACATTATTCCACCTGGCTAGAGCCAGCAGCTAGCCCGGTGCCGTTGGATCAACCCATGGTTCAGCAAACTGCAAGtaccagcacacacacatatatggtATATCATCAAAATGCATATCAGAAGTTGCCAATGTTGACAGTGCAAGTTAAAGGTGGTGACATACATTCTTTAGTAGATTCTGGGGCCACCCAGTTcctaataaaacatgaatgtcTCCCTAGAGCTCCATTATCTGGAAAAACAGTTCATTCCACGGGAGCTTCTGGTCAAGTAACACCTGAACCAGTCACAAAACCATTGAATCTCATTGATCCTTTCATGGGACAGGAACTGACACATCAATTTTTGTTGTCACCTGTCTGCCCAATTAATCTATTGGCTCGagatttaatgttaaaaatgtctctGTGTCTAAAATGTACACCAGAGGGCATCCAAGTGGTTAAACAAACGGAAACAACCACATTCTCTAAATTACCAAAACTTCTCTACATTTTTGAATGGTCTATTGCTGATCAACAAACTGAAACCATTCTGAGGTTAGCACGTAACCGTGTGCCTCCAACAGCTGATGTGATGCCTCAACAACGCTTGCACTGCACAACACTGGCAACCACAGACCCAGCTGATGAGCTCGGCGATGAGTTCATCTGCTCTCCACCCACATCATTGCATGTGACACACATGTGTTGGCAGCACAACACAACGTTCTTACTGGTTTGTCTAAGCCCTGCCcaacaacattttttccaaGTCCCTGAGTCATTTCCACATATCTCTCTGGCTAAAGATCCAGCTGATAAGTGGAAGTCACTAGGACCTCTGGCTAAATCTGCCCATGAAGCAACTGATTGGATGTTCCATTCTCCTGGAATAAAATACTCCCCCTCTCTACAAATGTACAGAGAGCAGTTAATTGCTGATTTGTCTGTCCGCCCCTCAAAGGAAGTGATTGATGACAGCTCATGACTGACACTTGATCAGCTCTGCAGCCCTCATCCAGCACTTGACACATTGCCTGATCATCTTTGGGCTGTTCACTGTTTAATGGGCGTTCCTACACATTCACTAGATTGTGTCAAGGTTATTGTGAATCACCAACCATTTTCCATCAAGCTCTGAATGACAACTTAGCAGCTCTAACATTACATCCGAAATGTGCTCTGTTGCAGTATGTTGACGATCTCCTATTGGCAGCACCTGATGCTGAACTCTGTAAAAATGAGAGTTTGAAATTACTCCATTTTCTTGCTGATAATGGACACAAAGTTAGCATAACCAACTTGCAGTTTATGCAACCTTGTGTGACATTCCTGGGACACGTGATTTCAGAACAAGGCAGAACTATTTCTGAAAAACGCATTTCAGCAATAGTTCAGCTGCCCCTCCCACAAACAAAGAAGCAGTTAATGTCCTTTCTAGGACTGTGTGGTTACTGCAGGCATTTTATCCCAAATTACGCTGAGGTTGAGAAACCATTAAGAGAAATATGTCATGAAAAAGGGTTATTGATGAGCTCGAAGGTTACATGGACATCTGAAGCATTAACATCATTTGAAGCGctgaaaaaacaattacaaaaagcaCCCACTCTAGGCATTCCTGATCCAACTCGTCCGTTTACACAGACAGTGGATGAGTGGGGTGGCTGTATGACGTCAGTTTTGCTCTAAAAACATGGTGACCGATTGAAACCAGTCGCCTACTTCTCCTCCAAATTGGATGTTATCGCAGCTGGGCTCCCACACTGTTTGCGCGCAGTGGCGGCCGcggaaaaagctgttttggcATCCAGAGACATTGTGGGTTATTCTGATCTGACCCTACTCGTTCCCCACTCTGTCACACTCATTCTAAATGAGCAGAGGACGGCGCATCTGTCAACTGCCAGATAGCTGCGTTACCACTGTGTTCTTTTAGATATGTCACACATAACCATTAAACGCTGTACAGTTTTTAATCCAGCTACTCTTTTGCCAGCACCTGTGGAAGGCCAACCACGACTGTGTTGCTGAATGGGACGTCCTGTGTTTTCCCCGATCTGAAGCAAGAACTGCTCTCAGATTCAGAACTCACATTGTTTGTTGATGGAAGTGCATCCAGAGATCCGCACTCTGGCGCCATCTTTCACCACTACAAAGACCCCATTTCTTTAGGAGACACGGCAGCTGATGCTGCTGCAAAATCTGCAGCCAGAAGGTCTCTACCCAACAACCATTCACTACTAAAAGTAGGAGCACTGACACCTTTGCCTCTTACTTTACAAGATTTTCAATCCCATGCAAATCCCTGCCTCCCTGAAAAATTTTTCAGACCCTTCTGCGTGACGTCACATGGTGTTGACCATGTGTCGAAGGGAGGAATGTTGAGGGAGATGGACAAATTATGGTTTACagtaaatttttcaaaatcagctcacattttttgtgaaaactgcGTTATCTGTGCTCAAAACAACATTGCAAAAGGTCACAAAATGCAAGGAACAGGAGCACACCCCCggacacacacaccttttcaaCATAtaatgattgattttattgagcTCACCccatgtgaaaagaaaaaatattgtttagtgATGGTtgacatgttttcaaaatgggTTGAAGCGTTCCCAGTTCAAACAGCAGATGCCTCCACAGTAGCAAAGATCCTCTTAAGGGTCTTTCTAGGCACTTGCCGCTGGGGAGTGCCTAGAAGAATTTCTAGTGATAATGGAAGACACTTTGCAAATCAAATACTTACTGAACTGTCTAAAATATTGAATCTGGATctaataaagttaaaactaaCTACAATATGTGAAGAAACAGGTTTGAACTGGGTACAGACTCTTCCAATTGCCCTGATGTGTATGTGAATGAGACGTCGTCAGAAAAATAACCTCAGTCCTTTTGAAATTCTCTTTGCAGGTCCTCCAAACATGGGGATGGGACCCCCAGATAGTTCTGGGAAAGATCTAACCACATGTGATGATAATATGATTAATTATTGCATTTCTCTAGCAGATCAGCTGAAAACCTTTAGACAACAGGCCTAAGGAGGCCAACCAGCACCAGCTACTAAACCACTGCATGATATACAACCaggagattttgtgtttattaggaATTTTAGGAGGAAAAACTGGCAATCCCACCAGGGCCATCCATCAGAGGATGCTGAGGCAGCATTAAGAACATGGAGGGAACCAGACGACATCATCAGCGACACTGGATCACAGAGGCCTTGTGGGATGTGTATTAATTGTGGTGGAAGACAGAAAAGACAGCGACAATGAGGAGTTATTACTTAATCCAAGTTTTTATTGCTCTAAATATATTGTATTATCATAATATGAAGGAATTTGAAGTTTCTAActcttttgaaactttttattgtatgtgttttcatctttatttttattcatcttactatagaaataattatttttaagttgtttcaagagaaacaaaagggaggaattgtggaataaaataattatttacagtgtgtttacttttattagaagtttatttaatattaatcttacaatgtttaattagtttattatgtCTCACTCAGTCTTACATagtcattgtttctctttttagccttCACAGTTTGTCTCAGTGTGTCAGAACCTTAGCAACAGGCGATAAGTAAATAGTTGTCATACCTTGCGGAGGGACAAGACCAGACCGACGGCTCAGTGATTATTATTAGacacagaatattctgtctgaaacccatttttaactgaaagttgcatttttctctgtgtgtgtattaatctgattagctcCTTGGGAATGTTGGTGGCGACACTCTGTCTGCGGGAGAAGGacagtatacagtatatgtagagAGGTGATTCCTTTGTCTAGTTAGATCTCTTCTGAGTTCTCCATCTGtgcagatgtaaaataaagctgtgttttgttcttcctctttAACAAGGGTTGGACTTTAATTTTTCTCGATCCACAATcctataaattatttaatactgTGCCTTTTATAATTCATACAAGCtggaaattaaatctgaaacggtcactttctttgtgttttattttttttagacttttctaAAAAACTATGAgagatttttcttgtttgtgtaaTGGTAAAAAATGACTGTGCAGTCAGTTTGTCATTGGATACTTAATGATAATTCAAGATAATATTGTATCTTTGGGACACAACAAGATGTACGTACTAGCTGTTAATTGGGGGGGATTTAGGCAGGGAAAAGTCTTTGGCTACACAACCTCTCttttagaaagagaaaattgtcAACTTTACTTCACAAAAAATCCAccacttgattttattgttgttgatcTTTTCTAGCCGGAAAATCTGGGATGACACCTGGGAACCTGCAAGTGAATTCACACATGTTGCTGTCCCCCAAGAGCTTCTTCCTTCAGACAGCAAACAAGTCCTTCCATGAtgttgctctttctttttttgtgttacaaAGTTGTAATTTCCATTTTTCTATAACTGCAGTTTGACtatattaaaaagttttctgtgtAATATTGTTTTCGGCTTATTTTGGGCTGTTTATTGACACGTCTTTGTCATGTTCTGTAAAAGACTGAGTGATGCTGGTTGAGTCAATGCATGAACAAGTTATTTTGCCTGTATTGAGGCTTCAAATTTTGAACAGGATTGTTTGTACATTTTGGCTTGTAATAGTTGACCTAATGTCTTAAAtcctttaaacatttgtttttgagtgttttgaagGTTGATGTGGATGTACAAAGTATAGtctattaaaatagaaaaaaaaatgtataaatataacttaatttaaatataactaATTGGAAGTTGTTTCATGCCAAGAAGCATGAAAATTTCAACAATTCAACATCACCTTTTTTGTGTCATGTATTTTGTCAATCGAGATTGTATTTGTGAAATGCTATAATAAAATTGCTTTCAAATGCAGTACAATTACTTTTTAACACAGCAACTTTAAGTGAAGTTACTGATGAAGACcatgataaaatacattttaatgtccAGATCAACTGACTATATAACaccaacacattttaataaaattatgtcACAAATGCCATGCACATGTTGAAGAacaaacatacatacatatatatatatatatatttatatatatatataaactaaacCTGTAATGTATATATAAATCATTTATATCTATAtcttgatatatatatattccagaACTGATCTGTCAATACCAAAGAAGTGCTTTTTTTAAGTACTGGATGTTGCTGGCTACATTTCCTTAGATGATCCAACGTGAAACAGTCTAAATAAAGCTGTTTAGACTGAAGTACCTTGACGAGAAACCTGTTTCAGACCTGATCTTccataatgttttattataaaccatacaaaatatttctgaagcATCACAGCTCCGCATAGTTAGTTCTAGAATTCTTGTACGGCTGATCGGCAGGAATTTGAAATGGAATCCAGCCATTATACGGCAGACCgagtaaaagaagaaaggaacACATCGAGCTCCATCAACACATTGTACCTTACAGGATTATCTCGGGGGAGAGAGGGCACAAATGATGTTTGACAACCTTATTTGTCAGTTGTGAAATAAGGTCAAGTTAGTGGTCAACGAAACACTCTGAAATGTTCCCTCAAAATGTAGTTAAAATATGCGTATGTTACAGAAAGAGTCATAATGggatttataaacattttttaaagtttgccCTTCTCAGTGACTGACAAGTCGGCTGCCGTTAGAGGTTGGTCAAGTTTCCCCTATGTATTGTCTTGAAGGCATGACGCCAGGTTAAACTGTACAACTGATTGGTTTCCTCCACACTTGCAGAAGTGTGTGAAGCTATGTTATGTTACTTATGTGTTTCATAGATAGAGGATTAGCCAGCTGACtttgaggaaggaaagaaattaaagcaTAGATGTGGGTAAGACAGTAACAAGTGCAGTGCGCTGGACAATAAATGCGCACGCAGCTCCACCGTTACGCTCAAACTAATCACACATCAAATGACAAAcgccaaataaataaatagttacaCTACTTACGCTAATGGTAGTCTAAAAATCTAAACCAGTAAAAACTTCATTGAGATAATATGTCGGGTCCCCCGAACCCTGACCAAGGACAGAGTGCAGTTCACTGGTTTCCTATCCAGACTGTCGTAATGCGCACCTGAGCACTTGGTGCGTTGACATTTTCCACTTAATGAACAGAGAACAATTGCGGAGCTCACCATCAATCagtataagaaaaatatttgtcagaCTATAATTTGTGATCGGGAGGCTGGAGCAGGCGCTTTGTAGCGTCTAGCGCAGTTGATGCGCTTCTGCGAGAATTTTCTCCTGCAGAGAGGAGTGTGTGCGGCATCAGGTCTTACCGACTTCTGATTACTTCATTTGGTGAAATGTTACCCGATTTCAAAAACGTTCTCACTGTacagaaaaagataaatgttcAGCTTGATGACTACAGCATGGAAAGAAAATGCACTTGTGAGCAGGTACAGTTTCTATTATGTGTGGAGAACCTTAAATCCTCTTTTTACCAGATCACACAGATAAGTTTGTAAAAATTATGAGGTAGTAAGAGTCTATGCTGGTCCTGGAAACCTTgtagccgagagacatagtgaAAACCCAATTAAATAAAGTTAGACAGTTTGGGGGAGGAATAatgataaagaaaacacaaatacaactaAATGCACCTAAGTGTTCCCCAAcaaaaacactcacacacaaaaagcCCTGATTAATAcagcaaaggaaagaaaaactcccCTTCCACTAGTCTCCtcaatctaaataaaacagcttGGACCCAGGGACAGCCTAGGtcctctttgttgttttaaaaccattctaaccccaaccctaaccctacttCTACCCTACCTCTGTACAAATCTGGGAGTATAATGGAGGCTTCCGCGTCTGATAtaaatctatttatattttcacatggccttatgtagttttatatatttctttgcaTATATGTCTTTATAGTAATCTATGTAATATATATGAAAAgattaatatatattaaatatataaaaatacatatcaCACATATTTGAGGAGTGATGTCCGAGTTATCAGTGATTGTCCATGATTGGAAGGACAAATAATAGACTATTTCCATGACTTCAGGTTCAAAATAGGTGACTAGATTCTGTTACAGAAATTAATCCTGTTAGTTCTATGTATGCGAttataattaattttcaaatgtcCTTAAGGGGTACCTAAAAGCTGAAAAACGTATTTCTTAAAACCactttttgttatgtttgtcCAAAATTTTAATGTGCTTCATTACTGGCTTTTTATCAACTAGTGGATTCAGAACATATCCTACTTAGTAAAGTGTCCACTAAGCTAGATGCTTTTTAGTTTATAAAGTCGTGCTTGATGAATTTCTTGTATAAATGtatgtaattaaacaaaatcagaacCGTGAGTACTGCATTAAAATATCACATTGATATGTACTGAAACTTTGCaactcatttctttttaatacagaaattgacagaaaaattgaacagaattcaagtGACCACAGACAACGAAGTGTTCCACCACTATACACTGTGtgtttattgaattaaaaaataagttaataaaaaaagaaaataaaagtataatatCCAAAAAGATGTCTTGGTTAGTGCAGAATCACTGCGACTGCTTAATGTAGTGTTGTAGCCATTTTAAACTGCTAAACATAAGCACAACTGTTATTACTCCATTTGAAGTAAAAGTAGTAACTAAAATTATTAACTACAGTAAAATTACTCTTACTATTATCTGGAAATACAGTAGATATGgagaaacataatgaaaaagaaacaaaatgaatgacATGCCTGCGCAAGTAATCACAGCCCTAGTAAGCCCttttagaaagtaaaaaggCACAAACATAttaactatattaaaaaaaagaatcaccgAAATAAAACACTGCCAATTTGGAAACATGAAAGCACAAGaacaaatttaaacagaattgTGTCTCTTTGTGACTTATGAGCAAACATACTTTACTTGTGACATATTGGTCAATCCAGAAGGAGCCGAATACTGTCACGCTAGTGTAGATCTTTGTCAGCAGTATATGCACAAATGATTACAGACTATTATCAGAAGCTTCCGAGTCACTACCAAAGTCGTCATCAGAAGTATCGTCAAAACTAACACTTTCTGCTCCTGACAAAGTCTGTAGATAATGTTCTCTTGCCTgcagtttcatttgttttaagtgCTGTAGCTCTCTGAGGATGATGCTCTGGAGACCTCTTAGAGCTTCATCAGTTAGGGAACAGGACGAACCTTTAAAattgaacataaataaaaataacaattaatagaaaatttagatgttttaattCTTGATAGGTTTATACATTActtaaaaacatacttttaaattTGCCGCTCGATAACAGGCGGGGAAGCTCCTTTAGAGCATCTTCATAGGATGACAGAGATTTCCAATGACGGTCCATCTCTCCTACGAGGATCCTCTTTTCCTCTTCCAGTCTCTTTACTGTCATAATGCCATTGAATGCCCTCCTTTTTGTGGCAAGACTGACAGCGTCTGAAATGCATTTaggaaaaagacaaattaactCAGTTTGAATTTGTAATAAAGTTTAGGTCAACACCTGGAGTATCTAGCCACATTATCTGTCAGGTATGATGACAGTATAAAATGTATTAGTGTATGTTTATTTACCACTGTCTGATTGCTGCCATGGCAATGTTGTGTCACCGGACAGGATCTCTTCTAAAGATAGTGCTTCTGTGCCTGTAACAGTCTTGTAGTTTTCTAAAGCCAATGCTAAGATGTTTTTCTCCTGTCTTATTTTGCGACGAGCCTTGGCACGAGCTTTGTTTCCGTCTATGTCTTTATAAAGACGCTGAGATCGCCTTTTGATGCTCGCAGCCAGAACCTCAATTCTGCCTGCCAAGGAGTCCGGATCAGTTGTGCTAGATGTTGCTGATGATGATAAATAAGGGACATGCAGTTAACATAGAAGTACTTTTGGAACTTCCTCTAATTTTTGAACTCTATTAGCTCACCTTCTGCCCACTCCTTAATATCATGGACCCAGTCATCAAGTTGACTGTCAGTCACCAAAAGCTCAATTTTTAAGGACTCCAAGTTCTGATGTTGTTTTTGAAGAGCTTTTGTGGCCTGCATTGtcaatttcaaagaaataaaaaaaaaatcagatcacAGCATGTATAGGAATTAACAAACATCAACAGTTTCACTACCTTCTGATATCGACGGGTTAGTGAGGTGGCCAAGTTGTCAAGTTTTTGCTGATTCCAGCGCATGGCCATAAGAGTCAGCATGTCTGTCCGtcctgcaaacagaaaaaggcCCACAATAGTAGAGTTTTCCTTTATCGTAATTAGTTAAAATTTCAGGAAAGAAATCTTTGGTCTTCTCACCAGCTTTTGACATATGTTTTGTCGTAACAGCAATCCTTGAGAGAAATGCATTGCACTGCTCAACTTCTTCCCCTAGAGTCAAGCCAGCACCATCTTGATATGCTCCACTCCACTTAGCCTAAATAAAAGCATGCACGCACAAACAATATCAACTGAGTCAACGATGTTCATGCAGTTATGTTCTAGCAAGGTGTCTAGTCAGTTTTCCTTACCTCACATTTGAAGTCATGGGCTTTGGCATGGAACACGGAGAGGAATGGCTTCATTTGAAGCAGGTGTTGGAGCTCAGGACAGCTTTTCGATACTTTCTCAAGATATGGCCAGTACTTGCATGTCACATTCATGCAGAAAAATGTGATCCGTCTGTTGGCCAGCCTTTGCTGCAAGTACAAGGGGTATGCAAATATCTCACCCCTATACATGTTCAGGGCACAAAGGAAGCACCCCATGTCTGCACACCGCTAGCTCCAATCCCTCCTCGTCCAGTTTGCTGCTGGATCTGTGAGAGGTCTCTCTGGCTGCTGACCATTGCCCACCACAGACACCTCTTCCAGAAGTCTAGAATGCATAAAATTAAGTCAGGCACGCCGTCATTACAGGCTAAAAGGTTACTGTCGTTATACATTTATAATCTGCAGTCTTACATGTTTGGTTGATTTGTGTATATAGTCCACAAATTGTCCTACGTCTTCATCCTTGGCTATGAACAGGTCCTGAAATAGGGCCTGTTCCtccaatctgaaaaaaaaaagaaaaaaaaaaagcacttaatAGGTGTTATGGTCCACAGGTAGTGAACATCACTAACTTATACAAAGAATTGTTATATTGAACACATTTTACAATACCTTGCTGCATTCTTGAAACGGTAATGCTTGCGGTTTCCATCCACTGAAACTGCAAGCATATCCCGGGTACAAGCTTGACACTTGAAGGGATCCTTCCTTAACATTTTATCCAACTCATATCTTATAGCTTCCCActcaaaaaaacttttcaggaagCTGTCAGCTGATATCTTTCCTGTCTGATTTAAAATGAgagacaaataataataaaaaaaaaactaaagaaaggaCATAGTTGTCCAAATCCCAGGTATCAGGATATGTGTTTTTCaagttttagatgtgtctctggcACAAAACATCTCATTCAATAAATTTTGATGTTACTACATATGATCTGAATGCTGAATGAATGAGGTGGTAcctcagccatttgattcaagtgtgtttAACCAGTTACATCAAAAGGTTGAAGAACATAACTACTCAAGAATTGAGTCAGACGGCCCTTATGAGATATGTACGTCAAAGTACTCACACGGCCAAAGCGGACGGTTCGTTGGTctaacattttaagaaatgcttGACAGGAGAGACCTGGTGCTGCCATCTTCATTTcttcaaatgtaaaaagcaCATCAGTTGCATATCGAGTGGAAAAGTGAAGGGTAGCTGGCCAGTAATCAGTTAAATTTAGATCATGTACTCCACATGTCCAACTAGCCTCACATCCCTCACACCTCAGCTCTGGCATGCTGAGATCATAACGAcctaaaacaccaaaaaaatgtaaaagttgtaATACTTAATTATTTTAGTGTCAGGTTGACATTGTGTCACAAACAATTCCTTGTAGTCAGCAAACAAACatacttaatatttaaattttgctAACAttggtttttattatgttttgattttgattcatgaaaaaaataaagttattcatACCATTGATTGTGACGACAGTGACAGCCTTTCCTGCTTTTATCCTCAAACACTCTGATGGACAATCACAAATTCTAACTGGGATCTCCACAGGTACGAATCGTGCTAAAGAGGttgacatgtttaaaatatgaattcGCCTAAACTGTATTAACACACTGTAACTAATATATGCAGAACCAGATGACCTAAAAACCAGAACATTCAAAATACAGTCAAAAGTTAACAGTAAGAAAAACACTCTGAGGAGTGTTTAAACAGtacaaataaaaagcttaaTTAATACTTTGAACTTACCATCATGGCAAAGAGTTGTATTTAAAACATAGGTAGTTGGAGGCAATGGCTGGAAGAACCCAGCTATGATGGTTTCTCTGTTGTGAAAGACATGTTTGGTGTGCATCATCacatcacatttttcacaaaagaaGGGGTGTGGTAGGCAATCACGACACCGAAGTGCAGATGGATTATTTCCACAATG encodes the following:
- the LOC111611856 gene encoding uncharacterized protein LOC111611856, which gives rise to MGCFLCALNMYRGEIFAYPLYLQQRLANRRITFFCMNVTCKYWPYLEKVSKSCPELQHLLQMKPFLSVFHAKAHDFKCEAKWSGAYQDGAGLTLGEEVEQCNAFLSRIAVTTKHMSKAGRTDMLTLMAMRWNQQKLDNLATSLTRRYQKATKALQKQHQNLESLKIELLVTDSQLDDWVHDIKEWAEATSSTTDPDSLAGRIEVLAASIKRRSQRLYKDIDGNKARAKARRKIRQEKNILALALENYKTVTGTEALSLEEILSGDTTLPWQQSDSDAVSLATKRRAFNGIMTVKRLEEEKRILVGEMDRHWKSLSSYEDALKELPRLLSSGKFKSSSCSLTDEALRGLQSIILRELQHLKQMKLQAREHYLQTLSGAESVSFDDTSDDDFGSDSEASDNSL